In Streptomyces sp. NBC_00344, the genomic window ACCGTGGCCAGCAGCAGCTGGAAGGGGTTCTCGAAATCGAGCTCGGGGTGGGCGTACGGATAGACGTCGGCGAGCTCCCGGTTGATCCGACGCGCCCGGCGGACCAGAGCCGTGCGGGATTCGGACGCGGGAATTCTGACGGCTTTCACCGCCCGTTCGGACTTCACGGGCGTCTTCGCGGCCTTCACGGGCGTCTTCGCGGACTTTGCGGGCGCCTTCGCAGCCTTTGCGGGCGCCTTGGAGGACTTCGCAGATGTCTTCGCAGTCTTAGCGGGCACCCTCGACGACTCTGCTCGCACAGGCGCACCTGCGGCGTCGCCGACCGCCGCCTCGGCAGACTCACCGGACTTCGCCGTCTTCGCGCTCGTGCGCGGCGCAGCCGCCTTCTTCGCGGGCTTCCGCTTCTGTTCGGCCTTCTCCGCAGGCACGTGGCCCTCCGCTCCCTTGTCTCCCTCTGATGGCTCAGCCGTCTCAGCCATCTAGGGCCCCTTCACCGGTTTGGCCGCGTTTACGGCTTTCTTCGCCCGGGTGGGCGACTGTTCGCCCACAGCAGAATTATTGCTCGCCGGCACCCGTTCAGCCCCCCTTGACCCGTACTCTCACGGCGTTTTGGACACCCGGCCAGACTAGAGCCAGCCACCGACATCCGCCCCGGTCACAGCCAATCACCAACCCAATCGGCCCCCTCCCGCACAAGCCGGAAAGGCGGTACGTCAAACTTGTGACTGATCACACTGATTGACCCGTCCGGCATGATGGGGTCAGCCGGTCCCCTGAGCAGGTCGACAAGGAGAGAACTCGTGGACGACGTTCTGCGGCGCGCCCCGCTCTTCGCGGCGCTCGATGACGAGCAGGCCGCTGAGCTGCGCGCCTCGATGAGTGAGGTGACGCTCGCCCGTGGCGACGCCCTCTTCCACGAGGGCGACCCCGGCGACCGCCTGTATGTGGTCACCGAGGGCAAGGTAAAGCTGCACCGCACTTCCCCCGACGGCCGCGAGAACATGCTGGCGGTCCTGGGTCCCGGCGAGCTGATCGGCGAGCTGTCCCTCTTCGACCCGGGCCCGCGCACCGCCACGGCTTCCGCGCTCACCGAGGTCAAGCTCCTCGGCCTGGGCCACGGCGACCTCCAGCCCTGGCTGAACGTCCGCCCCGAGGTGGCCACGGCGTTGCTGCGTGCGGTGGCACGCCGACTGCGCAAGACCAACGACCAGATGTCCGAC contains:
- a CDS encoding Crp/Fnr family transcriptional regulator, with protein sequence MDDVLRRAPLFAALDDEQAAELRASMSEVTLARGDALFHEGDPGDRLYVVTEGKVKLHRTSPDGRENMLAVLGPGELIGELSLFDPGPRTATASALTEVKLLGLGHGDLQPWLNVRPEVATALLRAVARRLRKTNDQMSDLVFSDVPGRVARALLDLSRRFGVQSEEGIHVVHDLTQEELAQLVGASRETVNKALADFAGRGWLRLEARAVILLDVERLAKRSR